In the genome of Sardina pilchardus chromosome 14, fSarPil1.1, whole genome shotgun sequence, one region contains:
- the slc45a2 gene encoding membrane-associated transporter protein yields the protein MTLLTEEKPSKFPEPGSHIMAMELPPSMPDKGWGPGKDQDKDLESLGVGLSVFGVVEPPRRSRGRLLLHGMVMFGREFCYAVEAAFVTPVLLSVGLPRSLYSLVWLISPILGFLLQPIIGSASDYCKSPWGRRRPYILSLGIMMLVGLTLFLNGDAFISAIVQDRRLRTIWAIVVVMAGVVLFDFAADFIDGPVKAYLFDVCSYQDKERGLHYHALLTGLGGAFGYLIGAMDWGHSILGTLLGSEYQVIYFFSALTWGVFLIVHLCSIPEKPLSREGRADSCSSTAPSTLLLVGNNNAGYGALPKEPSPATVPAPEIRPRSFSALSEANAVTPSAKQPNKEQQKRMSLKSLLLAMIYMPSHYRCLCISHLLGWTAFLCNMLFFTDFMGQIVYKGNPYADHNSTAYATYERGVEIGCWGLCINAVSSALYSYAQRLLLPYIGLKGLYFVGYFMFGLGTSLIGLFPNVIATLTLCSVFGVMSSTLYTMPFNLISEYHKEEEEQRKLGTVDPSRRGCGTGVDCAALTCMVQLAQIIVGAGLGALVNLAGSVIVVVLSASTVSLLGCLFIALFIRHVD from the exons atgACTCTCCTGACCGAGGAGAAGCCCAGCAAGTTCCCCGAGCCGGGGAGCCACATCATGGCCATGGAGCTCCCGCCCAGCATGCCGGACAAAGGCTGGGGTCCCGGCAAAGACCAGGACAAGGACCTGGAGAGCTTGGGAGTGGGGCTGTCTGTGTTCGGCGTGGTGGAGCCTCCGCGGCGGTCGCGCGGCCGCCTCTTGCTGCACGGCATGGTCATGTTCGGAAGGGAATTCTGTTACGCCGTGGAGGCCGCGTTCGTCACGCCCGTGCTGCTGAGCGTGGGACTCCCGCGGAGCCTCTACAGCCTGGTGTGGCTCATCAGCCCCATCCTGGGCTTCCTGCTGCAGCCGATCATCGGCTCGGCCAGTGACTACTGCAAATCGCCCTGGGGCCGGCGGAGGCCCTACATTCTTTCTCTGGGGATTATGATGCTGGTGGGCCTGACGCTGTTTCTCAATGGCGATGCTTTCATATCAG CTATAGTGCAAGACAGGAGATTGAGGACCATATGGGCCATTGTTGTGGTCATGGCTGGAGTGGTCTTGTTTGACTTTGCAGCAGACTTCATTGATGGACCTGTCAAGGCGTATTTATTTGACGTTTGCTCCTAccaggacaaagagagaggcctGCACTATCATGCTCTGCTCACGG GTCTTGGCGGTGCTTTTGGATACCTAATTGGAGCCATGGATTGGGGTCATTCTATCCTGGGCACTCTGCTGGGTTCGGAGTACCAGGTCATCTACTTTTTCTCTGCCCTGACCTGGGGCGTGTTCCTCATCGTGCACCTGTGCAGCATCCCAGAGAAGCCCCTTAGCCGCGAGGGCCGAGCGGACTCCTGCTCCTCCACGGCCCCCAGCACGCTCCTCCTGGTGGGGAACAACAACGCGGGCTACGGGGCGCTCCCCAAGGAGCCCAGCCCCGCGACGGTGCCTGCACCGGAAATCAGACCGCGCTCCTTCTCAGCGCTGAGCGAAGCCAACGCCGTCACACCCAGCGCCAAGCAGCCCAACAAGGAA caGCAGAAACGGATGTCACTGAAGAGTCTGCTACTGGCCATGATATATATGCCCAGTCACTACCGCTGCTTGTGCATCAGCCATTTACTGGGCTGGACGGCCTTCCTCTGCAATATGCTCTTCTTCACTGACTTCATGGGACAG ATTGTTTACAAGGGGAATCCGTACGCAGACCACAACTCTACGGCGTACGCCACGtatgagagaggggtggagatcGGCTGCTGGGGCCTGTGCATCAACGCTGTGTCATCGGCACTCTACTCCT ATGCCCAGAGATTGTTGCTGCCCTACATTGGCCTGAAGGGACTCTATTTTGTGGGCTACTTCATGTTTGGTCTGGGCACCAGTCTTATAGGTCTGTTCCCGAACGTCATTGCCACCCTAACACTCTGCAGTGTGTTTGGAGTGATGTCCAGCACATTGTACACCATGCCATTCAACCTCATCTCTGAATACCataaggaggaagag GAACAGAGGAAATTGGGAACTGTGGATCCCTCCCGGCGTGGTTGTGGCACAGGCGTGGACTGTGCTGCTCTCACGTGTATGGTGCAGCTTGCTCAGATCATCGTCGGCGCTGGACTTGGAGCACTGGTCAATCTGGCGGGCAGTGTCATAGTGGTGGTCCTCTCAGCATCAACAGTGTCGCTTCTGGGCTGTCTCTTCATCGCACTCTTCATCAGACATGTGGATTAA
- the rxfp3 gene encoding relaxin-3 receptor 1 yields MNGRNTSQSWGVQGELLETDAFGSLLIAFDNFSVLLNQTNRSWEDFYNLTDEFGKSDFMGDGWGILRITISVIYSVVCALGLIGNILVLYLMKAKQAWKKSSINLFVTSLAVTDFQFVLTLPFWAVENAMDFTWLFGKAMCKIISFVTAMNMYASVFFLTAMSVARYYSVASALKHKRRRLRFSARWMSVAVWISAIVAALPNAVFSTTATVSNVELCLVKFPVRKGDAPFWLGLYHAQKVLVGFLIPLGIISVCYLLLLRFITNKNVNTSSAKRRSKVTRSVTIVVLSFFLCWLPNQALTAWGILIKLNVVHFSDEYYTTQAYIFPVSVCLAHSNSCLNPILYCLMRREFRKALKKLFWQITSPSVTNMRPLTASSKPENEEQANALVRLNPPEPALLFYPPGVVIYNGKNDLLPNST; encoded by the coding sequence ATGAATGGAAGGAATACTTCGCAGAGCTGGGGGGTGCAGGGGGAACTCTTGGAGACCGATGCCTTCGGGTCTCTCTTAATTGCTTTTGATAATTTTAGTGTCTTGCTTAACCAAACAAATCGCTCTTGGGAGGACTTCTACAACCTCACAGACGAATTTGGTAAATCCGATTTCATGGGCGATGGATGGGGTATTCTGAGAATAACTATTTCTGTTATTTATTCCGTGGTATGTGCTCTTGGGTTAATTGGAAATATTCTTGTTTTATACCTAATGAAAGCCAAGCAAGCATGGAAGAAATCGTCTATCAACCTCTTTGTGACCAGTTTGGCTGTAACAGACTTCCAGTTTGTTTTAACACTGCCTTTTTGGGCTGTGGAAAACGCAATGGATTTCACGTGGCTTTTCGGGAAAGCAATGTGTAAGATCATTTCCTTCGTGACTGCAATGAATATGTATGCAAGTGTCTTTTTTCTCACGGCAATGAGTGTTGCGCGATATTACTCTGTAGCCTCTGCGCTGAAGCACAAACGACGCCGTCTGCGCTTTTCTGCAAGGTGGATGAGTGTCGCTGTATGGATCTCAGCGATAGTGGCTGCTCTACCAAACGCGGTGTTCTCCACAACAGCCACCGTGTCAAATGTGGAGCTATGCTTGGTGAAATTCCCTGTCAGAAAAGGCGACGCGCCGTTTTGGCTGGGGCTATACCACGCACAGAAAGTACTGGTGGGATTTCTCATTCCATTAGGAATAATATCCGTTTGTTATCTCCTACTTTTGCGCTTCATTACGAACAAAAACGTGAACACTTCTAGTGCAAAGAGACGTTCCAAAGTAACGAGATCTGTGACTATagttgttctctctttcttcctctgttgGTTGCCTAATCAAGCTCTGACAGCTTGGGGTATTCTTATAAAACTCAACGTTGTTCACTTCAGTGATGAATATTACACTACTCAAGCTTACATATTTCCCGTGTCTGTTTGTCTAGCACACTCAAACAGCTGCCTAAATCCAATATTGTACTGTTTAATGCGAAGGGAGTTCAGAAAAGCTCTGAAAAAATTGTTTTGGCAAATTACTTCTCCTTCTGTCACGAACATGAGACCATTAACAGCCTCGAGTAAGCCTGAGAACGAGGAGCAGGCGAATGCCCTGGTGCGCCTCAACCCACCAGAGCCCGCGCTTTTATTCTATCCGCCAGGTGTTGTCATCTACAACGGGAAGAATGACCTTCTTCCTAATAGTACATAA